A segment of the Trifolium pratense cultivar HEN17-A07 linkage group LG7, ARS_RC_1.1, whole genome shotgun sequence genome:
CTTTATGTGTTGGGTTAGTCCATACAGTACGTAACTCTAACTTTAAATGCCCCCTCTCCCCGATCTTTGGACTGGATACCAAAtcttaaacaaagaaaaagaaaaaagagtttATAAGTGGGGAACAGTACACAATTACAAGTAGGTTTTGTTAGAGTTTGCAACCCACATTCTGTTTTTAGATTTTAATGTAAAGTTTGAAGCTTTTTGCAAATTGGGTTTGTGTTTCTTTTGAAAAGGGTAAATGGGTTTGTCTTGTGATGTTTAACAGGCAGATGTGGTGCTCAGAGGGTATAGTGGGTACAATACAAGGTGGGCACTGAAGGTGTTGGACAGAATTTTCCCTGTATCGCAGGGCGGTGATGGTGGAACCGAAACTGCTCCAATTGCTTTGACCATTTTCTTTGGGGCTAATGACGCTTCTCTTCCCAATAGATGCTCTGCTTTTCAACATGTCCCTCTAGATGAATACAAGGAGAACATTCGCTCCACAGTCTCCTTCTTCAAGGTAACACGTATTCGTATCAGTAACAATCGTTTGAATAAGAGATGTATGGTAATTGTTTTGAAACCTTGAAAAGGGTCACTGTACTGTTCTTTAGTGGCACAAAACATTTCTAAAGAATATCTAGTAAATAGTTTTGACCCTTATGGCTTTGATAAGGGTGCTTTGGTTGCATATATTGCATGTTAGGAAAAGAtcaattatttgtcatttgggggttttgttgtttttatgaTGATTGATGTATCATCTCGCTTACTATACTAGTGTTACACAGTGCAATGACCTCTACAACTGGTAGATTTATAGAGAAAATGTTTCTCTCTAAACGCAATGGTTGTGGAGGCTGCTGCACGGTGCACGAATGTAGGGATCCATGCAGAGTTGAATTGGAGAAGATGGGGCCCTTTTTAGATTTGAGAGGTGAAGAGAATAGGTGATGTCAAATGAACACAGGTGTAGTGGCTATAGGGACTCTGGTTGTCGCTGTTTGCCACTCGTGTGTGATCAATACACTCTCCCCAAAGGGTTTGATTCCATGCTTTTTCTATGGGTGGAGTTTGCACCAGATTCTTGTGCAAAGTCCACTTTCTCCTCCcctttttagaaaaaaaatgttctttCTTGTTTAGatttgttaagaagtcccacatcggatgtgagttggcctgaacaagccggttttgtagggttgagttggacccaactcccaattctaagtTGTATCAAAGCCATGCTTTGGCTTGGTGGGGGAGCGAGAGTGGATCCTGGTAATCCTATCAGTACTGGAAACATGAAAACAATGGCAGTTGCATGCATGCCTTGCATTTCTAGAGGAGTTtactttgtattttttctttcaaatctAGGCATCTTGTATAAATGGTTTATTTTGATACCTCAAATTTCCTTTGAGTTTCAGAAGCGATGGCTGACAACAAAAGTCATCCTCATAACTCCTCCTCCCATTGATGAAGATGCACGAGTTAGGTATTGTTTTAgtgtctttttttcttcttttgtcaCTGATATTATTAGGTTTTCTTTGTTTGTGACATTTAGATATATAATTCTATAGAAGAGGTTAATCAACTTGAAGAATTTCTAAAAATCTATTGCAGATATCCATTTGGGAACAATCCAGAGGGTCTTCCTGAAAGGACTAATGAAGCTGCTGGTGAATATGCTAAAGCATGCATTGCTGTGGCCACTGAATGCCATATTCCTTTCATTGATCTCTGGACCAAAATGCAACAGACACCTGATTGGAAAAAAGACTATTTAAGGTTCCAAAAAAGTTAACCTTCTATGTTTATCTTCGCTAACAATATTTTGGAATCTTGATGTTAACA
Coding sequences within it:
- the LOC123898064 gene encoding GDSL esterase/lipase At5g45920-like, translated to MGRPQIYLFGDSITEISFDVGGWGASLANHFSRTADVVLRGYSGYNTRWALKVLDRIFPVSQGGDGGTETAPIALTIFFGANDASLPNRCSAFQHVPLDEYKENIRSTVSFFKKRWLTTKVILITPPPIDEDARVRYPFGNNPEGLPERTNEAAGEYAKACIAVATECHIPFIDLWTKMQQTPDWKKDYLSDGLHLTKEGNQLVFEEVIKKLRDEGLSLESIPIDLPHVSDIDPNDPLKAFL